A genomic segment from Streptomyces sp. NBC_01233 encodes:
- a CDS encoding right-handed parallel beta-helix repeat-containing protein, translating to MTNRQIKSLMCIAVVMAAGIGVAAPPAAAAGRRVHPGDSIQDAVNAARPGDIITVMPGTYYENVLITKRLTLRGFGARTVIKPPIIQAAPAAPAAPAAPDAPGGAAAAAPGAPAAPARAATACSQADTGICVMGTPEQSVNEVKIRALTVSGFKRNGIWAAYTDRLSVERVISEKNGTWGIAQERSTRGVFRGNVARDNTESGIFIANTVEREGGATDTLGAVVLRNTLTGNRIGVTVRRVRNLSVSDNLLTGNCGGVFVVGDEGEPGAGAMTIRGNWIHENNKFCKGNSRLPDIQGVGIVLTGAEETVVRGNSIRGNVGASPLSGGILLFKSFVGATNTDNVIQDNVVRGNQPADLANQGTGTGNRFVGNRCGTSVPAGMC from the coding sequence GTGACGAACCGACAAATCAAGTCCCTCATGTGCATCGCAGTCGTCATGGCCGCAGGGATCGGCGTGGCCGCGCCACCCGCCGCCGCGGCCGGACGGCGAGTGCACCCGGGCGACTCGATCCAGGACGCGGTGAACGCCGCACGACCGGGCGACATCATCACCGTGATGCCCGGCACCTACTACGAGAACGTGCTGATCACCAAGCGGCTCACCCTGCGGGGGTTCGGCGCCCGTACGGTGATCAAGCCGCCGATCATCCAGGCCGCGCCGGCAGCACCTGCGGCACCCGCGGCACCCGACGCGCCGGGCGGGGCGGCAGCGGCCGCGCCGGGCGCACCGGCGGCTCCCGCGCGCGCGGCCACCGCCTGCTCGCAGGCCGACACCGGGATCTGCGTCATGGGGACGCCCGAGCAGAGCGTGAACGAGGTGAAGATCCGCGCGCTGACCGTCTCGGGCTTCAAGCGGAACGGCATCTGGGCCGCCTACACCGACCGGCTCAGCGTCGAGCGGGTGATCTCCGAGAAGAACGGCACCTGGGGGATCGCTCAGGAACGGTCCACCCGCGGGGTGTTCCGCGGCAACGTCGCCCGAGACAACACCGAGTCGGGAATCTTCATCGCCAACACCGTCGAGCGGGAGGGCGGCGCCACCGACACCCTGGGCGCGGTGGTCCTGCGCAACACGCTGACCGGGAACCGGATCGGAGTCACGGTCAGGCGCGTCAGGAACCTCTCCGTCAGCGACAACCTCCTCACCGGCAACTGCGGCGGCGTGTTCGTCGTCGGCGACGAGGGCGAGCCGGGTGCCGGAGCCATGACCATCCGCGGCAACTGGATCCACGAGAACAACAAGTTCTGCAAGGGCAACAGCCGCCTCCCCGACATCCAGGGCGTCGGCATCGTCCTCACCGGGGCCGAGGAGACGGTCGTGCGCGGGAACTCCATCCGCGGCAACGTCGGCGCCTCCCCCCTGTCCGGCGGAATCCTGCTGTTCAAGAGCTTCGTGGGCGCGACGAACACGGACAACGTCATCCAGGACAACGTGGTGCGGGGCAACCAGCCGGCCGACCTG
- a CDS encoding MFS transporter, whose protein sequence is MSTDVRAALAKRRLGAPYELLLFAFVVSGLGNWIYRLALPLMVFELTGSALNTAVVYALEYAPLLLLSLPGGVIADRLERRRILVVGDLTATVLAGILALIVTSGSSSVLLVYLAAFLLACVEPLYYPAFQGMVPDLVRNEELERANAWMQMGDNVMGLAGPAVAGVLVAAVGYEGAIWADAGTFAVSALAVLAVRTRSEPPAARSAEPVRRDLRAEVRDSLVHIVRDNRPLLSGAVLFALANLGTWLVQANLVYYLSDYQAMSPALVGVVFAAQGAGAVLGAAACPWLGRRLAPGRVVIAGTVLAGAGIVLLIPLRDVVCISLLWALIYGIGTVNMVSWFVLRQRTVPAQMLGRVVATTRMIAFMSIPVASVLGGVLEQRWHNMYLIIAIAGGLRLLVGLGALLSPLNSSAGWRDPAGS, encoded by the coding sequence TTGAGTACGGACGTCCGCGCGGCGCTCGCGAAACGGCGGCTCGGCGCACCGTACGAGCTGCTGCTGTTCGCCTTCGTCGTGTCCGGACTCGGCAACTGGATCTACCGGCTGGCGCTGCCGCTGATGGTGTTCGAGCTGACCGGGTCGGCGCTGAACACCGCGGTGGTGTACGCACTGGAGTACGCGCCGCTGCTGTTGCTCTCGCTGCCGGGCGGCGTGATCGCCGACCGGCTCGAGCGGCGGCGGATCCTGGTCGTGGGCGACCTGACGGCGACGGTCCTCGCGGGGATCCTCGCGCTCATCGTGACGTCGGGGTCCTCCTCGGTGCTGCTGGTCTACCTGGCGGCGTTCCTGCTCGCGTGCGTGGAACCGCTGTACTACCCGGCCTTCCAGGGGATGGTCCCGGACCTGGTCCGCAACGAGGAACTGGAGCGCGCCAACGCCTGGATGCAGATGGGCGACAACGTGATGGGCCTCGCCGGCCCCGCCGTGGCCGGCGTGCTCGTCGCGGCCGTCGGCTACGAGGGCGCGATCTGGGCGGACGCGGGCACGTTCGCGGTGTCGGCCCTGGCCGTGCTGGCCGTCAGAACCCGGTCGGAGCCGCCCGCCGCGCGGTCGGCGGAGCCGGTACGCCGCGACCTGCGGGCGGAGGTGAGGGACTCCCTGGTCCACATCGTCCGGGACAACCGGCCCCTGCTCAGCGGGGCGGTCCTGTTCGCCCTCGCCAACCTGGGCACCTGGCTGGTGCAGGCCAACCTCGTCTACTACCTGAGCGACTACCAGGCGATGTCGCCCGCCCTGGTCGGGGTGGTCTTCGCCGCGCAGGGCGCGGGAGCGGTGCTGGGGGCCGCCGCCTGCCCGTGGCTGGGCCGCCGTCTCGCGCCCGGCCGGGTCGTCATCGCGGGGACGGTGCTCGCCGGCGCCGGGATCGTCCTGCTGATCCCGCTGCGGGACGTCGTCTGCATCTCCCTGCTCTGGGCGCTGATCTACGGCATCGGCACCGTGAACATGGTGAGCTGGTTCGTCCTGCGCCAGCGCACCGTGCCCGCGCAGATGCTGGGCCGGGTGGTGGCGACCACCCGGATGATCGCCTTCATGTCGATCCCGGTCGCCTCGGTGCTGGGCGGTGTGCTGGAGCAGCGGTGGCACAACATGTACCTGATCATCGCGATCGCGGGCGGGCTGCGTCTGCTCGTCGGCCTGGGCGCTCTGTTGTCCCCGCTCAACTCGTCGGCCGGATGGCGAGATCCGGCCGGTTCCTGA
- a CDS encoding ATP-binding cassette domain-containing protein codes for MSLPWGPMARMAGRRTLLAAPVLLAVTFGVFAVAALSPFDPVKAYAGTAGLTASQAELDRLRANLGVDRALVPRWWDWLTSAVTGDLGTSSVMRQPVADVIGERVGLGADLLARRPHEVSDGQLQRACLARALVLRPRWLVCDEMTAMLDASTAAALVAVVEEYRAESGAGLLAVGHDPVLLGRWCGRTTHWSEIVKD; via the coding sequence GTGAGCCTCCCCTGGGGGCCGATGGCGCGCATGGCGGGGCGGCGGACGCTCCTCGCCGCCCCGGTCCTCCTCGCCGTCACCTTCGGTGTCTTCGCCGTCGCCGCGCTGTCCCCCTTCGACCCCGTGAAGGCCTACGCCGGCACCGCGGGGCTCACCGCCTCGCAGGCCGAACTCGACCGGCTCCGTGCCAACCTCGGCGTCGACCGGGCGCTGGTCCCGCGCTGGTGGGACTGGCTCACCTCGGCGGTCACCGGCGACCTCGGGACCTCGTCCGTCATGCGCCAGCCCGTCGCCGACGTCATCGGGGAGCGGGTCGGCCTCGGCGCGGACCTGCTCGCCCGGCGTCCCCACGAGGTCAGCGACGGCCAGCTGCAACGCGCCTGCCTGGCACGGGCATTGGTGCTGCGGCCGCGCTGGCTGGTGTGCGACGAGATGACCGCGATGCTGGACGCCTCCACCGCCGCGGCCCTGGTCGCGGTCGTCGAGGAGTACCGCGCCGAGAGCGGGGCCGGACTCCTTGCGGTCGGCCACGATCCGGTGCTGCTCGGCCGCTGGTGCGGTCGCACGACCCACTGGAGCGAGATCGTCAAGGACTGA
- a CDS encoding MFS transporter yields MPHKVILALLAIGSFAVGTDGFVISGILPRIAGELDVSEPVAGQLVTAFALSYAISAPVLMTLTAGLSRRVMLRGSMPAFLLANVLGALAPTYGVLMGARILAGISAALYMNTAAATATALAGERYRGRAVSLIIGGLTVATALGVPGGTLVGQLGSWRLTLALVVVLALPVFIGLFLVLPAVPQPPVVSMRDRVRIGAQRPVLLAVLANLFAVAGCFTVFTYLAAFTRATTGMDDAGVSVVLLVFGVAGAVGNAVGGRLSDRIGAERTFTASVSGVTAAMALLAVLASCFASESAAVAAVFLAATAAWGTVYWAEPPTAIHRVLDLAPTAPSVAISVNSSASYLGVALGGAVGGAVLDRLSPAALAWAGGCLELVALALVVLSRVSAGRGRRAEAPARARPEPVREG; encoded by the coding sequence ATGCCCCACAAGGTGATTCTGGCGCTTCTTGCGATCGGCTCCTTTGCCGTCGGCACCGACGGATTTGTCATCAGCGGTATTCTTCCGCGCATCGCCGGTGAACTGGACGTGTCCGAACCGGTGGCCGGACAGCTCGTCACGGCCTTCGCGCTCAGCTACGCGATCAGCGCGCCGGTCCTGATGACCCTGACCGCCGGCCTGTCCCGGCGCGTCATGCTGCGCGGCTCGATGCCGGCCTTCCTGCTCGCCAACGTGCTGGGCGCGCTCGCCCCCACCTACGGGGTGCTGATGGGGGCCAGGATCCTGGCCGGGATCAGTGCCGCCCTCTACATGAACACCGCCGCGGCCACCGCCACGGCACTCGCGGGGGAGCGGTACCGGGGCCGGGCGGTGTCGCTGATCATCGGCGGGCTCACGGTGGCCACGGCGCTCGGTGTGCCCGGCGGCACGCTGGTCGGGCAACTCGGCAGCTGGCGCCTGACGTTGGCACTCGTCGTGGTGCTGGCCCTGCCCGTGTTCATCGGCCTGTTCCTGGTGCTGCCCGCAGTGCCGCAGCCACCGGTGGTCAGCATGCGCGACCGGGTGCGGATCGGCGCGCAGCGTCCGGTCCTGCTGGCCGTCCTGGCCAACCTGTTCGCGGTGGCGGGCTGCTTCACCGTCTTCACCTACCTGGCGGCCTTCACCCGTGCCACCACGGGCATGGACGACGCCGGCGTGAGCGTCGTCCTGCTGGTGTTCGGTGTCGCCGGCGCGGTCGGCAACGCGGTCGGCGGCCGGCTCAGCGACCGCATCGGGGCGGAACGCACCTTCACCGCCTCGGTGTCGGGCGTCACGGCGGCCATGGCGCTGTTGGCGGTACTGGCGAGCTGCTTCGCCTCCGAGTCGGCTGCCGTGGCGGCGGTCTTCCTCGCCGCCACGGCAGCCTGGGGAACGGTCTACTGGGCCGAACCCCCCACCGCCATCCACCGCGTACTGGACCTGGCCCCCACGGCCCCGAGCGTGGCCATCTCCGTCAACAGCTCCGCGTCGTACCTCGGTGTGGCCCTGGGCGGTGCGGTCGGCGGGGCGGTGCTCGACCGGCTCTCGCCGGCCGCCCTCGCGTGGGCGGGCGGGTGCCTGGAGCTGGTCGCCCTGGCCCTGGTCGTCCTGTCGAGGGTTTCCGCAGGCCGGGGGCGTCGGGCCGAGGCGCCCGCCCGTGCGCGGCCGGAGCCCGTGCGCGAGGGCTGA
- a CDS encoding nSTAND1 domain-containing NTPase produces the protein MGDVLGDPDRRRKTDHQHASDDTSVHFPAQLRRLRVQRGLSLADLARQTHYSKGYLSKIETGSKRVTVDVARRCDDVLRAGGELLRMVRETGAPEAGAEGPADAGPPTDGACPYRGLPAFTAREAEWFFGRERATAELVERVFGRVDIAPLMLVAPSGAGKSSLLNAGLVPALRRGGGFPMPGADTWPVMRFTPTAHPLEELLDCAAKVLGSDLGITARELRDHPHALLEAVHRLSQRLPSGSGDRRPPPPRPVLLVDQFEELFTLCSDEDERRAFVRVLCALAASGPAPPAGHDPAVVVLGVRADFSGNCLDLPELAPVFTGGLFVLPPMSLAELRESITRPAERAGLTLEPGLVPLLLRDVGLRDDPPDRTPSGALPLVSHALMATWRQREGSTLTVAGYERTGGIQGAIARTAEEVFARLYPAEQNTLRRVLVRLVHVADGTGAARRRMSRTALMDQLADAGPAAAALDAFVRARLITMDSDTVEITHEALLHAWPRLRGWIHADRAGLLIHQQLAHAAAEWEREGRDPSALYRGTRLDTARSWADELDGRSRLGPLEAAFLRAGQEAHDSRERQAGRQVRLRQRMLATLVVLLVLAVGAGGLAYQQRAGALGQERVARSRALALQSAALAAGQPEASMLLAGEAYRTAPTSEARGALLSTQSQPFIARLGGHGGPVNAVAFSPGNGWLATASSDGTVTLRGVADRRTLATFTMPGRVRAVAVSPDGRTLAAASTDGPARLWDTVGHRATGVLPASTEGARAVAFAPDGRTLAVAGADGTVRLWETAGDHRAVASLAGHTGRVNALAYAADGRTLVSAGADRTVRLWDPVDARPLAVLTGHTDEVLGAAFAPDGRTVATGGVDRTVRLWDVAGRRTAATLAGHSDDVNGVAYTPDGTTVVSAGGDGTTRLWDVAGGRLTATLAGHTDYVLGVAVDQRGAMLATAGFDQSVVLWDLRGAVLASRPFSEIWHAAYSPDGKLLATAEADHTVRLWDVAGRRVLATFEGHSETVFSVAFSPDGRTLASAGSDGTVRLWDVVAGGPSATLAGLGGTVFSVAFSPDGRTLASAGSDGTVRLWDVVARRPLATLAGHTDFANDVAFSPDGRTLASAGDDLTVRLWDVAGRRPLAALTGHTGAVRGVAFSPDGRTLASSGNDGTVRLWDAHRHRFRVALSGHTGSARGIAFSPDGRTLASSGNDRTVRLWDVAGRRTVAVLSGHASAVWGVVFAPDGRTVASSSTDGTVRLWNLDVGARLAAIGRLRE, from the coding sequence ATGGGGGATGTTTTGGGGGATCCGGACCGCCGGCGGAAGACCGATCACCAGCACGCGTCCGACGACACGTCGGTGCACTTCCCTGCGCAGCTGAGACGTCTGCGGGTGCAACGCGGCCTGTCCCTCGCGGACCTCGCACGGCAGACGCACTACAGCAAGGGCTATCTCAGCAAGATCGAGACCGGCTCGAAGCGCGTCACCGTCGACGTCGCGCGGCGCTGCGACGACGTACTGCGGGCGGGAGGTGAACTGCTGCGGATGGTCCGGGAGACGGGAGCGCCCGAGGCCGGCGCCGAAGGCCCTGCCGACGCCGGGCCGCCGACGGACGGAGCGTGTCCGTACCGCGGTCTGCCGGCCTTCACCGCGCGGGAGGCCGAGTGGTTCTTCGGCCGGGAGCGGGCGACGGCCGAGCTGGTCGAACGGGTCTTCGGGCGGGTCGACATCGCACCGCTGATGCTGGTCGCCCCGTCGGGCGCGGGCAAGTCCTCGCTGCTCAACGCAGGTCTCGTACCGGCGTTGCGGCGCGGCGGCGGCTTCCCGATGCCCGGCGCCGACACGTGGCCGGTGATGCGGTTCACTCCCACCGCGCATCCGCTGGAGGAGCTGCTGGACTGCGCCGCGAAGGTCCTGGGCAGCGATCTCGGCATCACGGCACGGGAGTTGCGGGACCACCCGCACGCGCTGCTCGAAGCCGTCCACCGGCTGTCGCAGCGGCTGCCGTCCGGTTCCGGGGACCGGCGGCCGCCTCCGCCCCGGCCGGTGCTGCTCGTCGACCAGTTCGAGGAGCTGTTCACGCTCTGCTCCGACGAGGACGAGCGGCGCGCGTTCGTCCGGGTGCTCTGCGCCCTGGCCGCCTCCGGTCCGGCGCCGCCCGCCGGGCACGACCCCGCCGTCGTGGTGCTCGGCGTACGGGCGGACTTCTCCGGGAACTGTCTGGACCTTCCGGAGCTGGCCCCGGTCTTCACCGGCGGGCTGTTCGTACTGCCCCCGATGTCCCTCGCGGAGCTCCGGGAATCGATCACCCGGCCCGCCGAACGCGCCGGCCTCACCCTCGAACCGGGCCTGGTCCCGCTGCTGCTGCGCGATGTCGGCCTGCGCGACGACCCGCCGGACCGTACGCCCTCCGGTGCGCTGCCCCTGGTCTCCCACGCGCTGATGGCCACCTGGCGGCAGCGCGAGGGCTCCACGCTGACCGTCGCCGGGTACGAGCGCACCGGCGGCATCCAGGGGGCGATCGCCCGCACGGCCGAAGAGGTGTTCGCCCGCCTCTACCCGGCCGAGCAGAACACGCTGCGCCGCGTCCTGGTACGGCTGGTGCACGTGGCCGACGGCACGGGGGCGGCGCGGCGGCGGATGAGCCGGACCGCGCTGATGGACCAACTGGCCGACGCGGGCCCCGCCGCGGCCGCGCTCGACGCCTTCGTACGGGCCCGTCTGATCACCATGGACAGCGACACCGTCGAGATCACCCACGAGGCCCTGCTGCACGCCTGGCCACGGCTGCGCGGCTGGATCCACGCCGACCGGGCCGGGCTCCTGATCCACCAGCAGCTGGCCCACGCCGCCGCCGAATGGGAGCGCGAGGGCCGGGACCCGTCGGCGCTCTACCGCGGGACCCGGCTGGACACCGCACGCTCCTGGGCCGACGAGCTCGACGGCCGGAGCCGGCTCGGCCCCCTGGAGGCCGCCTTCCTGCGGGCCGGCCAGGAGGCGCACGACAGCCGCGAGCGGCAGGCCGGGCGCCAGGTGCGGCTGCGGCAGCGGATGCTGGCCACGCTCGTCGTCCTGCTGGTGCTCGCGGTGGGCGCCGGCGGCCTGGCCTACCAGCAGCGCGCGGGCGCACTCGGCCAGGAGCGCGTCGCCCGTTCGCGGGCGCTCGCCCTGCAGTCGGCGGCGCTGGCCGCCGGCCAGCCGGAGGCGTCGATGCTGCTCGCCGGGGAGGCCTACCGGACCGCGCCCACGAGCGAGGCCCGGGGCGCCCTGCTGAGCACCCAGTCCCAGCCGTTCATCGCCCGCCTGGGCGGGCACGGCGGGCCGGTCAACGCGGTGGCCTTCTCGCCGGGCAACGGCTGGCTGGCGACGGCCAGTTCCGACGGCACGGTGACCCTGCGGGGGGTGGCCGACCGCCGCACCCTCGCGACCTTCACCATGCCCGGACGGGTCCGCGCGGTCGCCGTGAGCCCGGACGGGCGGACCCTCGCGGCCGCCTCCACGGACGGGCCGGCGCGCCTCTGGGACACCGTGGGCCACCGTGCGACGGGAGTGCTCCCCGCGAGTACGGAGGGTGCCCGGGCCGTGGCCTTCGCCCCCGACGGGCGGACGCTGGCGGTCGCCGGCGCCGACGGGACGGTCCGGCTGTGGGAGACCGCCGGGGACCACCGGGCCGTCGCGTCCCTCGCGGGCCACACCGGGCGGGTCAACGCCCTCGCGTACGCCGCGGACGGCCGGACGCTGGTCTCGGCCGGCGCCGACCGGACCGTACGGCTGTGGGATCCGGTGGACGCGCGTCCGCTGGCCGTGCTCACCGGGCACACCGACGAGGTGCTGGGGGCGGCGTTCGCCCCGGACGGCCGCACGGTCGCCACGGGAGGCGTCGACCGGACCGTACGCCTGTGGGACGTGGCCGGCCGGCGCACGGCCGCGACGCTGGCCGGGCACAGCGACGACGTCAACGGCGTCGCCTACACCCCGGACGGAACGACCGTCGTCAGCGCGGGCGGCGACGGGACGACCCGGCTGTGGGACGTGGCCGGCGGCCGGCTGACGGCGACGCTCGCCGGGCACACGGACTACGTGCTCGGGGTGGCCGTGGACCAGCGCGGCGCGATGCTGGCCACCGCCGGTTTCGACCAGTCGGTGGTGCTGTGGGACCTGCGGGGCGCGGTGCTGGCCTCGCGGCCGTTCTCGGAGATCTGGCACGCCGCGTACAGCCCGGACGGAAAGCTGCTGGCCACCGCGGAGGCGGATCACACGGTCCGGCTGTGGGACGTGGCCGGGCGCCGGGTGCTGGCCACTTTCGAGGGTCACAGCGAGACGGTGTTCTCGGTGGCCTTCTCCCCCGACGGGCGGACCCTGGCCTCGGCCGGCTCGGACGGCACCGTACGGCTGTGGGACGTCGTGGCGGGCGGGCCGTCCGCCACGCTCGCCGGGCTGGGCGGGACCGTCTTCTCGGTGGCCTTCTCCCCCGACGGGCGGACGCTCGCCTCGGCCGGCTCGGACGGCACCGTACGGCTGTGGGACGTCGTGGCGCGCCGCCCGCTCGCCACGCTCGCCGGGCATACGGACTTCGCCAACGACGTGGCGTTCAGCCCCGACGGGCGCACCCTGGCGAGCGCCGGCGACGATCTGACGGTCCGTCTCTGGGACGTGGCCGGGCGGCGCCCGCTGGCCGCCCTCACCGGGCACACGGGTGCGGTCCGCGGGGTCGCCTTCAGCCCGGACGGGCGGACCCTCGCCAGCAGCGGCAACGACGGCACCGTACGGCTGTGGGACGCGCACCGCCACCGCTTCCGGGTGGCGCTGTCCGGCCACACCGGCTCCGCGCGGGGCATCGCCTTCTCCCCCGACGGGCGCACGCTGGCGAGCAGCGGCAACGACCGTACGGTGCGACTGTGGGACGTGGCCGGACGCCGGACGGTGGCCGTGCTGTCCGGCCATGCGAGCGCGGTGTGGGGCGTGGTCTTCGCCCCCGACGGGCGGACGGTGGCCAGCAGCAGCACCGACGGCACCGTACGGCTGTGGAACCTGGACGTCGGGGCGCGGCTGGCGGCGATCGGGCGGTTGCGGGAGTGA